NNNNNNNNNNNNNNNNNNNNNNNNNNNNNNNNNNNNNNNNNNNNNNNNNNNNNNNNNNNNNNNNNNNNNNNNNNNNNNNNNNNNNNNNNNNNNNNNNNNNNNNNNNNNNNNNNNNNNNNNNNNNNNNNNNNNNNNNNNNNNNNNNNNNNNNNNNNNNNNNNNNNNNNNNNNNNNNNNNNNNNNNNNNNNNNNNNNNNNNNNNNNNNNNNNNNNNNNNNNNNNNNNNNNNNNNNNNNNNNNNNNNNNNNNNNNNNNNNNNNNNNNNNNNNNNNNNNNNNNNNNNNNNNNNNNNNNNNNNNNNNNNNNNNNNNNNNNNNNNNNNNNNNNNNNNNNNNNNNNNNNNNNNNNNNNNNNNNNNNNNNNNNNNNNNNNNNNNNNNNNNNNNNNNNNNNNNNNNNNNNNNNNNNNNNNNNNNNNNNNNNNNNNNNNNNNNNNNNNNNNNNNNNNNNNNNNNNNNNNNNNNNNNNNNNNNNNNNNNNNNNNNNNNNNNNNNNNNNNNNNNNNNNNNNNNNNNNNNNNNNNNNNNNNNNNNNNNNNNNNNNNNNNNNNNNNNNNNNNNNNNNNNNNNNNNNNNNNNNNNNNNNNNNNNNNNNNNNNNNNNNNNNNNNNNNNNNNNNNNNNNNNNNNNNNNNNNNNNNNNNNNNNNNNNNNNNNNNNNNNNNNNNNNNNNNNNNNNNNNNNNNNNNNNNNNNNNNNNNNNNNNNNNNNNNNNNNNNNNNNNNNNNNNNNNNNNNNNNNNNNNNNNNNNNNNNNNNNNNNNNNNNNNNNNNNNNNNNNNNNNNNNNNNNNNNNNNNNNNNNNNNNNNNNNNNNNNNNNNNNNNNNNNNNNNNNNNNNNNNNNNNNNNNNNNNNNNNNNNNNNNNNccatattaataataaattgtattaaaataatatatatagttaATTTTTATCATGTTTTTAAATGTTTTGAGGAATTTTTGTTGTTTTAatcttttagggatatttttatagGTGTTTAAATCTTTTGAGGATATTTTTTGTGGTAAATATCAAATATCAAAATTGGTTTTAAAAGAattttaaaggtttaattactttcttggtttttataattttactgaatttataatttatacttttttcattgtattaaaataatatatatagttaATTTTTATCATGTTTTTAAATGTTTTGAGGAATTTTTGTTGTTTTAatcttttagggatatttttatagGTGTTTAAATCTTTTGAGGATATTTTTTGTGGTTtatttaaaatatcaaaattggttttaaaagaattttaaaggtttaattactttcttggtttttataattttactgaatttataattaggtctctatactttttttctttttaattgagttcctATATAACAtatcaaattttgtaattaagtctatGCTGTGATAAAAACGgtaaaattaatagaatattccGTATAGTTAATATAATATTCTATTAATTTCAACGTTTTTATCATAGTTGAAACTTAATCACAAAATTCGATAtggtataggaacctaattgaaaaaaaaaagtataaggacctaactAAAAATTTAACGAAACTATAAGAAttgacagaataattaaaccaatttTAAATTGAACACTTTAAGTTGGTCtgaacaaattttaattttttagaagtcatcaagaattatttttattagacaaATTGATCCATCTATTATTTTCAATCAAATTTTTACAATACACattaaacaaataaatttttaataaattttattataagactaataaatttaataattttttttctatgttaTACTGATAATGATGGTTGTTTGCTTGACGACCTCATGCTTACTACCTAATACACTTTACACGTGAAAAGGAAATTAATCAGTAGTGACGAAGTGCCACAACAATtgtcaatattaaaaaaaataatgaaatatgATAAATTTCACACATACACACAAACTTGTACTTGAAGCTATTAATAATAATGATAAGTATTATTTCTTCATCTAAGTTTCAGGTAATATTCTAGCTCTCACTCATATAATAATAAAGTACACAAATTAAAACACCTAACTTGGGAGGCTCATTAAAAGAGCACTGTGTATTTATCGACAAAAACGGTGCTAATCGCTCGTCACTCCAATAATCTTTAAACACAATTCACAACTACTAAACCTAAAATCTCTGAGTATTAACAAAATTTAAAGGTAATTGATGCACAGTACTAGTAGTTGGACTACATACTATAATCTAAGTAGTATAAATAACACAAAGCTTATAGTACATAGAACAACACACACACAAGTCTTATTAAGATACTTGTTTCTATTTTCTCCCTTTCAAGGTTTGGTGTGTGGAATATTATTAGTTTTCTCAATGAGAATGGTTTCCACACTTGACTGCGCATTCTTGCGCTTCTTGCTTCCTCTCTTCATTCTTGTTAGCTTTTTTGCTAACTCCGCTGTGCTGGCAACTCAACTTTCAGGTTTGTTCATTATAAATAGGCTTGATTATTGTGTAgattattataattttatcaaattgtTAAGTAAATTATTCTTATTACCGTTTAAAAGTTTGTACTTCAATTTTTGTATTAGATAAAAAATTTTGATTAAGTCTTTtctatctatttttttaaatacacAAAGTTTTGTGAAATATTCACTCTTGTATGTATTTGATATACGATGAATNNNNNNNNNNNNNNNNNNNNNNNNNNNNNNNNNNNNNNNNNNNNNNNNNNNNNNNNNNNNNNNNNNNNNNNNNNNNNNNNNNNNNNNNNNNNNNNNNNNNNNNNNNNNNNNNNNNNNNNNNNNNNNNNNNNNNNNNNNNNNNNNNNNNNNNNNNNNNNNNNNNNNNNNNNNNNNNGTATCATTCAATTAAACCTTTTCATTTATATCTCATTTGTTATTATGAATATAacttattattaattttcaacttttcttttcctttgcaTTTCTCAAACAGGAAATGAAGCCAAGAGCGAGAGTAAACTTGGAAACCAAGACTCGGCAACAAAAACCCCTGAAGAAGCTCATGATAGAGACGCAAAATTCAAAGGGTTTTTTCATCCAAAACCGATTTTTGAAAAgccatttttcaaaaaatcaattcCTATTGTCAAGCCGATTCCCATTGTTAAGCCTATACCAAAGCCGATTCCAGTTGTTAAGCCAATTCCAATTGTTAAGCCCATACCAAAACCGGTTCCTATTGTGAAACCTATTCCTGAACCGGTTCCAATTGTTAAACCTGTAATAAAGCCGGTTATAATTAAAAAACCGGTTCCTATTCCAGTTGTTAAACCAATTCCTG
The DNA window shown above is from Arachis ipaensis cultivar K30076 chromosome B08, Araip1.1, whole genome shotgun sequence and carries:
- the LOC107611852 gene encoding repetitive proline-rich cell wall protein, encoding MHSTSSWTTYYNLSSINNTKLIVHRTTHTQVLLRYLFLFSPFQGLVCGILLVFSMRMVSTLDCAFLRFLLPLFILVSFFANSAVLATQLSGNEAKSESKLGNQDSATKTPEEAHDRDAKFKGFFHPKPIFEKPFFKKSIPIVKPIPIVKPIPKPIPVVKPIPIVKPIPKPVPIVKPIPEPVPIVKPVIKPVIIKKPVPIPVVKPIPVVKPIPVFKPIPKPIPIVKPIPVLKPIPVVKPIPKPIPIVKPIPVLKPIPVVKPIPIVKPIPVLKPIPVVKPIPIFKPIPKPIPIVKPIPEPIIVKKPVPIPLVKPFPKPFPISKKPFFPPQNPEVEQETFLKPKPLFKEPIPKLPFHPEFKKPILPPKPIPSP